From Suncus etruscus isolate mSunEtr1 chromosome 6, mSunEtr1.pri.cur, whole genome shotgun sequence, one genomic window encodes:
- the LOC126010930 gene encoding zinc finger protein 688-like, whose protein sequence is MGPHRLTSCPQGLVTFPDVAVSFSPEEWTFLDVSQKKFYRDVMLETYEHLQAVGYFGVKPALISWLERGALGRLPRSLFAELKPEIHPCPYCSLTFSSQNFLSHHMKRSHPS, encoded by the exons ATGGGGCCTCACCGTCTAACGTCCTGTCCCCAG GGCTTGGTGACCTTCCCTGATGTGGCCGTGAGCTTCTCCCCAGAGGAATGGACATTCCTGGACGTCTCTCAGAAGAAGttctacagagatgtgatgctggagacctacgaACACCTGCAAGCAGTAG GGTATTTTGGGGTAAAGCCTGCACTAATCTCCTGGCTAGAAAGAGGAGCCCTGGGGAGGCTGCCACGAAGCCTATTTGCTG AACTCAAGCCAGAAATTCATCCTTGTCCCTACTGCTCTCTCACTTTCTCCAGTCAGAACTTCCTCAGTCATCACATGAAACGAAGTCATCCCTCTT AA